A window of Bradyrhizobium sp. AZCC 1610 contains these coding sequences:
- the trpS gene encoding tryptophan--tRNA ligase, protein MAFVEKVFSGVQPTGNLHLGNYLGAIVNFVKMQETHDCIYCVVDMHAITQGVDVWGGPTELARNTREVTAAFIAAGIDPNKHIVFNQSQVAGHAELTWIFNCVARVGWLSRMTQFKEKAGKDRENASVGLYDYPVLMAADILLYRATHVPVGEDQKQHLELSRDIAQKFNNDFGDSIRGHGFNDGLFFPQPEPLITGPATRVMSLRDGTKKMSKSDASDNSRINLTDDADTIAQKIRKAKTDPEPLPSEEKGLESRPEADNLVGIYAALSERSKADVLKEFGGGQFSSFKNALVELCVAKLSPIASEMKRLVADPGHVDKILIDGADRARVIADETMRAAKDIIGFIRKS, encoded by the coding sequence ATGGCTTTTGTTGAAAAAGTATTTTCCGGCGTTCAGCCGACGGGCAATCTGCATCTCGGCAATTACCTCGGCGCGATCGTCAACTTCGTGAAGATGCAGGAAACCCATGACTGCATCTATTGCGTCGTCGACATGCACGCGATCACGCAAGGCGTGGACGTCTGGGGCGGTCCGACGGAGCTTGCCCGCAACACGCGCGAGGTCACCGCGGCCTTCATCGCCGCCGGCATCGATCCGAACAAGCACATCGTGTTCAACCAGAGCCAGGTCGCCGGCCATGCCGAGCTGACCTGGATCTTCAATTGCGTGGCGCGGGTCGGCTGGCTCAGCCGCATGACGCAGTTCAAGGAGAAGGCCGGCAAGGACCGCGAGAACGCGTCCGTCGGGCTGTACGATTATCCGGTGCTGATGGCGGCGGATATTCTGCTCTATCGCGCCACGCATGTGCCTGTCGGCGAGGACCAGAAGCAGCATCTGGAGCTGTCGCGGGACATCGCGCAAAAGTTCAACAACGATTTTGGCGATTCGATTCGCGGCCACGGCTTCAATGACGGGCTGTTCTTCCCGCAACCCGAACCGCTGATCACGGGGCCGGCGACGCGGGTGATGTCGCTTCGCGACGGCACCAAGAAGATGTCGAAGTCGGATGCCTCGGACAATTCGCGCATCAACCTGACCGACGATGCCGACACCATCGCGCAGAAAATCCGCAAGGCGAAGACCGATCCGGAACCGCTGCCGTCGGAGGAAAAAGGCCTGGAGAGCCGGCCCGAGGCCGACAACCTCGTCGGCATCTATGCGGCGCTGTCCGAGCGCAGCAAGGCCGACGTTTTGAAGGAATTCGGCGGCGGGCAGTTCTCCAGCTTCAAGAACGCGCTGGTGGAACTTTGCGTGGCAAAACTCTCGCCGATCGCTTCCGAAATGAAACGTCTGGTCGCCGACCCCGGCCATGTCGACAAAATATTGATCGACGGCGCCGACCGCGCCCGCGTCATCGCCGACGAAACCATGCGCGCGGCCAAGGATATCATCGGTTTCATCCGAAAGAGCTAG
- the tsaB gene encoding tRNA (adenosine(37)-N6)-threonylcarbamoyltransferase complex dimerization subunit type 1 TsaB, whose product MLILAIDTALDSCAAAVLDTSAGGVIAQESQAMKRGHAEALMPLIARVMKASGVAFAALDRIAATTGPGSFTGLRVGLSAARGIALAAGKPVVGVTTLTAFAAPIVSETSEHPVISAVDARHDHVYFQMLGGDGRSLIKAKVAPIAEALDAARFGTPHLIGNAAKILADRWPTDAAPPFRIDQQAAPDIAWVAWLGAAVNPESSPARPYYLRAPDAKPPKDPLASAAQPPASR is encoded by the coding sequence ATGCTGATCCTCGCCATCGATACCGCGCTTGATTCCTGCGCCGCGGCCGTGCTCGACACCAGCGCAGGCGGGGTCATCGCGCAAGAATCGCAGGCGATGAAGCGCGGTCATGCCGAAGCCCTGATGCCGCTGATCGCGCGCGTGATGAAGGCATCCGGCGTTGCCTTTGCCGCGCTCGACCGCATCGCCGCGACGACCGGTCCCGGCAGCTTTACCGGATTGCGCGTCGGCCTTTCCGCCGCCCGCGGCATAGCGCTCGCCGCCGGCAAGCCGGTCGTCGGCGTGACGACACTGACCGCGTTTGCCGCCCCCATCGTCAGCGAGACCAGCGAGCATCCGGTGATATCCGCCGTCGATGCGCGGCATGATCATGTCTATTTCCAGATGCTGGGCGGCGACGGCCGTTCGCTCATCAAGGCGAAAGTGGCGCCAATCGCGGAAGCGCTCGACGCAGCGCGCTTCGGCACGCCGCATCTGATAGGCAATGCCGCGAAAATTCTCGCCGACCGCTGGCCGACCGATGCAGCGCCGCCCTTCAGAATCGATCAGCAGGCCGCGCCCGATATCGCCTGGGTGGCGTGGCTGGGGGCCGCCGTCAATCCCGAAAGCTCACCGGCACGGCCCTATTATCTGCGCGCGCCCGATGCCAAGCCGCCGAAGGATCCGCTGGCGAGCGCAGCACAGCCGCCGGCCTCGCGATGA
- the rimI gene encoding ribosomal protein S18-alanine N-acetyltransferase, which produces MTWLSEWWSGGTAVIEPASQRDATRLAQLHGASFHRGWGEGEFEVMLTERNTLVHRLRQGRKIIGFAVSRIAADEAELLSIAIDATQRGRGLSRNLLLTHLGHLAGRGVRKVFLEVEENNQPARRLYEWAGFEVVGRRERYYQQPGGEQLNALLMRRDLS; this is translated from the coding sequence ATGACATGGCTCTCCGAATGGTGGAGCGGCGGCACGGCCGTGATCGAACCGGCCAGCCAGCGCGACGCGACGCGTCTGGCGCAACTGCATGGCGCATCGTTTCACCGCGGCTGGGGCGAAGGTGAATTCGAGGTCATGCTGACCGAGCGCAATACGCTCGTTCACCGGCTCAGACAGGGGCGCAAGATTATCGGCTTTGCGGTGTCGCGCATAGCGGCCGACGAGGCGGAGTTACTGTCGATCGCCATCGATGCGACCCAACGTGGCCGCGGTCTGTCGCGCAACCTGTTGCTGACGCATCTCGGTCATCTCGCAGGCCGCGGCGTACGCAAGGTGTTCCTCGAGGTCGAAGAAAATAATCAGCCGGCGCGGCGGCTGTATGAATGGGCCGGATTTGAGGTCGTTGGCCGCCGGGAACGCTATTATCAGCAGCCCGGCGGCGAGCAATTGAATGCACTTCTGATGCGGCGTGACTTGTCGTAA
- a CDS encoding crotonase/enoyl-CoA hydratase family protein yields MTEADSVLVERDGPVTIVSINRPHCRNAVDGATARKLYDAFLAFDADGAASVAVFTGTGGYFCAGADLKAVAAGDPNKRRELGGHDSIAPMGPSRLRLSKPVIAAVEGFAVAGGMELALWADMRVVAEDATFGIFCRRFGVPLIDLGTIRLPRLIGHSQAIDLILTGRPVGAQEALRMGLANRVVGRGEATAHAIALAREIARFPQRCLRADRLSALRQWDLSEEEAIANEMRGGLEVIASGETLSGATRFASGIGRHGAFASDATD; encoded by the coding sequence ATGACCGAAGCCGATTCCGTGCTGGTCGAACGCGATGGCCCGGTGACCATCGTTTCCATCAACCGCCCGCATTGCCGCAACGCCGTTGACGGCGCGACGGCACGCAAATTGTACGACGCGTTTCTTGCCTTCGATGCCGACGGAGCAGCGTCCGTCGCCGTATTCACCGGGACCGGCGGCTATTTTTGCGCCGGCGCCGACCTCAAGGCGGTGGCGGCGGGCGATCCCAATAAGCGGCGCGAACTCGGCGGCCACGATTCGATCGCGCCAATGGGACCGAGCCGGTTGCGGTTGTCAAAGCCGGTGATCGCCGCGGTCGAAGGCTTTGCGGTCGCCGGCGGAATGGAGCTCGCGCTGTGGGCAGACATGCGCGTGGTTGCCGAGGATGCCACCTTCGGCATCTTCTGCCGCCGCTTTGGTGTGCCCTTGATCGATCTCGGCACCATCCGCCTGCCACGGCTCATCGGCCATTCGCAGGCGATCGACCTGATCCTCACCGGCCGCCCAGTCGGCGCGCAGGAAGCGTTGCGCATGGGGCTCGCCAATCGCGTCGTCGGCCGGGGCGAAGCCACGGCGCATGCGATCGCGCTGGCGCGGGAGATCGCGCGCTTTCCGCAAAGATGCCTGCGCGCCGATCGGCTGTCGGCGCTGCGGCAATGGGATCTTTCCGAGGAAGAGGCGATTGCCAACGAAATGCGCGGCGGGCTTGAGGTGATCGCCTCGGGCGAAACGCTGTCGGGCGCAACGCGGTTTGCCTCCGGCATCGGTCGCCACGGCGCGTTTGCCAGTGACGCCACCGATTGA
- the murJ gene encoding murein biosynthesis integral membrane protein MurJ: MIRSFLTVSSGTLASRLLGFVRDSALAALLGAGAAADAFLAAFQLVNVIRRLLTEGGLNAALVPAWLRVRETDGAVAAAAFAGRVLGTVTTALIAATAVLALAMPLVITALAPGFSGRETLQLATDNARLMLPYLAFAGPVTVMMALLNAQGRFALTAFSPLLFNIALIAVMVVLLAIRPDAVLSAQIVAATVGIAGLLQLSVLVLRRGGNIAGSLRISFDAEIRGFLAKAAPGMMASSAPQLLMVAGAIIASSSPSAVSWLYFAGRLVELPLGIVGVAMGTVLIPELTRAVRAEDRAAVAHAESRGLELAVGLALPATLGLMVLSEPIVRLLFEHGAFTADDTKATARALMWLTLALPAHVLMKALSPAFFAREDTMTPLVAALKGVVLAIAIAFLLSHWYGTEGIAAAIALGAWSMAFSLIRRGAETFGFSIDAEARRRLPRIALSALAMGALLWLATRSLPALSSDAHGFVQAVLWLAVIAAGIAIYGLFLRLLRVTGWREAVNAFRQSKV, from the coding sequence ATGATCCGCTCCTTTCTCACGGTATCCTCGGGAACGCTGGCCTCGCGGCTGCTGGGGTTCGTGCGCGATTCGGCGCTGGCCGCGCTGCTCGGCGCGGGCGCCGCCGCGGATGCTTTCCTGGCGGCGTTTCAGCTGGTGAATGTCATCAGGCGGCTGTTGACCGAGGGCGGGCTGAACGCGGCGCTGGTACCGGCATGGCTGCGGGTGCGTGAAACCGATGGGGCTGTGGCAGCGGCGGCGTTCGCGGGGCGCGTGCTCGGCACGGTGACAACAGCGTTGATCGCAGCCACAGCGGTGCTCGCGCTGGCGATGCCGCTTGTGATCACAGCGCTGGCGCCGGGGTTCTCGGGGCGCGAGACGCTGCAGCTCGCCACCGACAATGCGCGGCTGATGCTGCCGTACCTCGCCTTTGCAGGGCCAGTGACCGTGATGATGGCATTGTTGAACGCGCAAGGCCGTTTTGCGCTGACGGCGTTTTCGCCGCTGCTATTTAATATCGCGCTGATCGCGGTGATGGTCGTCCTGCTCGCCATACGGCCGGATGCGGTGCTATCAGCGCAAATCGTCGCCGCGACTGTCGGCATTGCCGGGCTGTTGCAGCTATCGGTGCTGGTGTTGCGCCGTGGCGGCAACATCGCCGGATCTTTGCGGATTTCGTTCGATGCGGAAATCCGCGGCTTCCTGGCCAAGGCCGCGCCCGGCATGATGGCGTCGAGCGCGCCGCAGCTGCTGATGGTGGCAGGCGCGATCATCGCGTCGTCGTCGCCGTCGGCGGTGTCGTGGCTCTATTTTGCAGGCCGCCTGGTCGAGCTGCCGCTCGGCATCGTCGGCGTCGCCATGGGCACGGTGCTGATCCCGGAATTGACGCGCGCGGTTCGGGCCGAGGATCGCGCCGCCGTGGCGCATGCGGAATCGCGCGGGCTTGAACTCGCGGTTGGGCTGGCGCTGCCGGCCACGCTCGGGCTGATGGTGCTGAGCGAGCCAATCGTGCGGCTGTTGTTCGAGCATGGCGCCTTCACGGCTGATGACACGAAAGCCACCGCCCGCGCGCTGATGTGGCTGACGCTGGCGCTGCCGGCGCATGTGCTGATGAAAGCATTATCGCCGGCGTTCTTCGCGCGCGAGGATACGATGACGCCGCTGGTCGCAGCACTCAAGGGCGTGGTGCTGGCGATCGCTATCGCCTTCCTGCTCAGCCATTGGTACGGCACTGAGGGCATTGCGGCGGCGATTGCGCTTGGCGCGTGGAGCATGGCGTTCAGCCTGATCCGCCGCGGCGCCGAGACGTTTGGATTCTCGATCGATGCAGAAGCGCGGCGGCGGCTGCCGCGCATCGCGCTATCAGCGCTCGCGATGGGCGCGCTGCTGTGGCTGGCGACGCGGTCGCTGCCGGCGCTCAGTTCGGACGCGCACGGGTTTGTGCAGGCCGTCCTGTGGCTTGCCGTGATAGCGGCGGGAATTGCGATTTACGGCCTGTTTCTGCGGCTTCTCCGCGTCACCGGCTGGCGCGAGGCGGTTAACGCCTTCAGGCAATCCAAGGTCTAG
- a CDS encoding adenosine kinase: protein MTDAKYDVLGIGNAIFDVFAQTDEKFLSQHGMAKGGMALIDEARAISIYRDMGPATEVSGGSCANTIVGVAGFGARAAFIGKVKADQIGTLYSHDIRAAGVAFETRAAADGPATGCSYILVTPDGERTMNTYLGAAQDLNPSDIDETQIAAARIVYLEGYLWDPKNAKEAFVKAASIAHAAGRQVALTLSDSFCVDRYRDEFLDLMRKRTVDLVFANEAELHSLYQTSDFDGALKQLRLDTKLAVVTRSEKGCVVVSSDGVTSVPAFPIQKLVDTTGAGDLFAAGFLFGLVRDASHETCGRLGALAAAEVIQHIGARPQVSLKELAGQNGLPV, encoded by the coding sequence ATGACTGACGCAAAATACGACGTTCTCGGGATCGGCAATGCGATTTTCGACGTCTTCGCGCAAACCGATGAGAAGTTCCTTAGCCAGCACGGCATGGCCAAGGGCGGCATGGCGCTGATCGACGAGGCCCGCGCCATTTCGATCTACCGCGACATGGGCCCGGCCACGGAAGTCTCCGGTGGCTCCTGCGCCAATACCATCGTCGGCGTCGCCGGCTTCGGCGCGCGGGCCGCCTTCATCGGCAAGGTCAAGGCCGACCAGATCGGCACCCTCTACAGCCACGATATCAGAGCCGCCGGCGTCGCCTTCGAGACCAGGGCGGCCGCTGATGGACCCGCCACCGGCTGCTCCTACATCCTGGTGACGCCGGACGGCGAGCGCACCATGAACACCTATCTCGGCGCCGCGCAGGACCTTAACCCATCGGACATCGATGAAACGCAGATCGCAGCCGCGCGCATCGTTTATCTCGAAGGCTATCTCTGGGATCCGAAGAACGCCAAGGAAGCCTTCGTCAAGGCAGCTAGCATTGCGCACGCGGCCGGCCGCCAGGTGGCACTGACGCTGTCGGATTCCTTCTGCGTGGATCGTTATCGTGACGAGTTTCTCGACCTGATGCGCAAACGCACGGTCGATCTCGTGTTCGCCAACGAGGCCGAGCTGCATTCGCTGTACCAGACCTCGGATTTCGATGGTGCGCTGAAGCAGCTGCGCCTCGACACCAAGCTCGCCGTCGTCACCCGCAGCGAAAAAGGCTGCGTGGTGGTGTCATCCGACGGCGTCACATCAGTGCCGGCCTTCCCGATTCAAAAGCTCGTCGACACCACAGGCGCCGGCGACCTGTTCGCCGCTGGCTTCCTGTTCGGCCTGGTGCGTGATGCCAGCCACGAGACGTGCGGCCGGCTGGGGGCTCTGGCGGCGGCAGAGGTGATCCAGCACATCGGCGCAAGGCCGCAGGTGTCGCTGAAGGAGCTGGCGGGGCAGAACGGGTTGCCGGTGTAG
- a CDS encoding universal stress protein: protein MTTQRRSYETGHKPKCLVIVDDTAEWDRAVYYASRWAVRVGGGVVMLRIIAIEDQNQQWLGVADLMRAEAEDAANEALDRAAGRANGIAAITPERVIREGDPTAQILDVIDKDVDISMLVLAANPGPEGPGPLISMMAQAAGSFPIPVVIVSGDLSDSDIDGLS from the coding sequence ATGACCACCCAGCGACGAAGCTACGAAACGGGTCACAAGCCAAAATGCCTTGTCATCGTTGACGACACCGCGGAGTGGGACCGCGCGGTGTACTACGCCAGCCGCTGGGCGGTGCGGGTCGGCGGCGGCGTGGTGATGCTGCGCATCATCGCCATCGAGGACCAGAACCAGCAATGGCTGGGGGTAGCCGACCTGATGCGCGCCGAGGCCGAGGACGCCGCCAATGAAGCGCTCGACCGCGCCGCCGGCCGCGCCAACGGCATCGCCGCAATCACGCCGGAGCGGGTGATTCGCGAGGGCGATCCGACCGCCCAGATACTCGATGTGATCGACAAGGACGTCGATATTTCGATGCTGGTGCTGGCGGCCAATCCAGGCCCCGAGGGCCCCGGCCCCCTGATCAGCATGATGGCGCAGGCCGCTGGCTCGTTCCCGATTCCCGTCGTCATCGTTTCCGGCGATCTCAGCGATTCGGACATCGACGGCCTGTCCTAA
- a CDS encoding GIY-YIG nuclease family protein, whose amino-acid sequence MPSDGFTIRIFVPDGDPEGVRIIDRMASTGLAITFPRVQWPNIKARPEFQRAGVYVLSGYATDDAELPTLYIGQGDGVLDRIESHYSGKDFWDWGFAFVTKSTDSGFNRAHITWLEHMLITRARLAGRSHLNNGNIPTEPTLSEADKADTYLFLREIFQVLPLVGLRAFEIPVPVATPNASGEIVPAAPKVTDEPDTVIVPAQKDGFEEVFLRQNAWWAIRIGGGMIPKVKYIAAYQSNPVSAVTHVAPVASIEPYGEDGKYKLNFSAPAKPIDPIPFADAPSGSMQGPRYTTYARLMAAKKVTDLFPK is encoded by the coding sequence ATGCCTTCGGACGGTTTCACAATACGAATTTTCGTGCCCGATGGTGACCCTGAGGGCGTTAGAATAATCGATCGCATGGCTTCCACGGGACTCGCCATAACGTTTCCCCGAGTGCAATGGCCCAATATTAAGGCTCGTCCAGAGTTTCAGCGGGCGGGCGTTTACGTCCTCTCCGGATACGCGACGGACGACGCGGAACTGCCGACGTTGTACATTGGTCAAGGCGACGGAGTGCTCGATCGTATCGAGAGCCACTACTCGGGGAAGGATTTCTGGGACTGGGGTTTTGCGTTCGTTACGAAATCCACTGATAGTGGATTCAACCGAGCGCATATTACTTGGCTCGAACACATGCTTATTACACGGGCCCGGCTCGCAGGCCGTAGTCATCTCAACAACGGAAACATTCCGACAGAGCCGACTCTTTCTGAAGCTGACAAAGCTGATACGTACCTGTTTCTAAGGGAAATATTTCAGGTGTTGCCGTTGGTCGGATTGCGCGCATTTGAGATCCCGGTGCCGGTGGCCACGCCAAATGCTTCGGGCGAGATTGTGCCTGCGGCTCCGAAGGTTACTGATGAGCCGGATACCGTCATCGTGCCTGCGCAGAAAGATGGCTTCGAGGAAGTTTTCTTACGTCAAAATGCTTGGTGGGCTATTCGTATTGGTGGAGGCATGATTCCTAAGGTCAAGTATATTGCAGCCTATCAAAGCAATCCTGTTAGTGCGGTAACGCACGTTGCGCCTGTTGCCTCGATTGAACCTTACGGAGAAGACGGCAAGTACAAATTAAACTTCTCCGCACCGGCAAAACCGATTGATCCGATTCCATTTGCAGACGCTCCGTCAGGATCGATGCAAGGACCGCGCTACACAACGTATGCACGTTTGATGGCAGCAAAGAAGGTAACTGACCTCTTTCCAAAGTAG
- a CDS encoding serine hydrolase domain-containing protein produces MQSKAEIDQILRQKCEAREIPGVVAMAATGSEVIYQGAFGKRDLSKDDAMTADSVFWIASMTKAITTAAGMQLVEQGKLSLDEPIGKLLPDLANPQVLEGFDDSGEPKLRPATKPITLRHLMTHTAGFCYEMWNGDIGKYMEKTGTPGVISCLNAALTTPLASDPGTRWEYGTNIDFVGKAIEAVSGKRLDVYLHENMFAPLSMNDTAFKITDSMRQRLVGMHARGEDGSLAPMPFELEQAPEFHMGGGGLYGTAADYITFTQMILNNGRGNGNQVLKPETVALMSQNHIGDLTMGKMVTVAPVYTNDVDLYPDMVKKWGLSFLINTAKTPEGRSAGSLAWAGLANTYFWIDPARNVAGVILMQLLPFADAKCLEAFAGFERGVYAGLDAGSGQRAA; encoded by the coding sequence ATGCAAAGCAAAGCGGAGATCGACCAGATTCTGCGTCAGAAATGCGAGGCCAGGGAGATTCCCGGCGTGGTCGCGATGGCGGCGACCGGCAGCGAGGTGATTTATCAAGGCGCGTTCGGCAAGCGGGATCTTTCCAAGGACGATGCCATGACCGCCGACAGCGTGTTCTGGATCGCCTCCATGACGAAAGCGATCACGACCGCGGCCGGCATGCAGCTTGTCGAGCAAGGCAAGCTCTCCCTCGACGAGCCGATTGGCAAGCTGCTGCCCGATCTGGCCAACCCGCAGGTGCTGGAAGGTTTTGACGACAGCGGCGAGCCGAAGCTGCGCCCCGCCACCAAGCCGATCACGCTGCGGCATCTGATGACCCACACCGCCGGCTTCTGCTACGAGATGTGGAACGGCGACATCGGGAAATACATGGAGAAGACCGGCACGCCCGGCGTCATCTCCTGCCTGAACGCCGCGCTGACAACGCCACTCGCGAGCGACCCCGGCACGCGCTGGGAATACGGCACCAACATCGATTTTGTCGGCAAGGCGATCGAAGCGGTGAGCGGCAAGCGGCTCGATGTGTATTTGCACGAGAACATGTTCGCGCCGCTCAGCATGAACGACACCGCCTTCAAGATCACGGACTCGATGCGCCAGCGGCTGGTCGGCATGCATGCGCGCGGCGAGGACGGATCGCTGGCGCCGATGCCGTTCGAGCTCGAACAGGCGCCGGAATTTCATATGGGCGGCGGCGGCCTTTACGGCACGGCGGCCGATTACATCACGTTCACCCAGATGATCCTCAACAACGGCCGCGGCAACGGCAACCAGGTGCTCAAGCCCGAGACGGTCGCACTGATGAGCCAGAACCACATCGGCGATCTCACCATGGGCAAGATGGTGACGGTGGCGCCGGTCTACACCAACGATGTCGATCTCTATCCCGACATGGTGAAGAAGTGGGGCCTCTCCTTCCTGATCAACACCGCCAAAACGCCCGAGGGCCGCAGCGCCGGCAGCCTCGCCTGGGCCGGCCTCGCCAACACCTATTTCTGGATCGATCCGGCGCGCAACGTCGCCGGCGTGATCCTGATGCAGCTGTTGCCGTTCGCCGACGCCAAGTGCCTGGAGGCTTTTGCAGGCTTCGAGCGCGGGGTCTATGCCGGGCTCGATGCCGGCAGCGGCCAGCGCGCGGCGTAA
- a CDS encoding NifU family protein, with the protein MFIQTEATPNPATLKFIPGRTVLDTGTMEFASREAAARSPLAERLFDVPGISGVFYGYDFVTVTKADGDWQHLKPAILGAIMEHYMSGAPLLADGTAGNDEATDEEGEFFNEADADTVATIKDLIETRVRPAVANDGGDITFRGFKDGVVYLNMKGSCAGCPSSTATLQHGIQNLLRHFVPDVVEVRPV; encoded by the coding sequence ATGTTCATTCAAACCGAAGCCACGCCCAATCCCGCCACCCTGAAATTCATTCCAGGCCGTACCGTGCTCGACACCGGCACGATGGAATTCGCCAGCCGCGAAGCCGCCGCCCGCTCGCCGCTCGCCGAGCGTCTGTTCGACGTGCCCGGCATCTCCGGCGTGTTCTACGGCTACGATTTCGTCACCGTGACCAAGGCGGACGGCGACTGGCAGCACCTCAAGCCCGCGATCCTCGGCGCCATCATGGAGCACTACATGTCCGGCGCGCCGCTGCTGGCGGACGGGACTGCCGGCAACGACGAGGCCACCGACGAGGAAGGCGAGTTCTTCAACGAGGCCGACGCCGATACGGTCGCGACCATCAAGGACCTGATCGAGACGCGGGTGCGGCCGGCGGTGGCCAATGACGGCGGCGACATCACCTTCCGTGGCTTCAAGGACGGCGTCGTCTACCTCAACATGAAGGGCTCCTGCGCCGGCTGCCCGTCCTCGACGGCGACGCTGCAGCACGGCATCCAGAATCTGCTGAGGCATTTCGTGCCCGACGTGGTCGAAGTCCGGCCGGTGTGA
- a CDS encoding NAD-dependent succinate-semialdehyde dehydrogenase, with product MNPPVAARASKTSQPSLHDRLKDPSLLRDRCYIDGAWVGTPSRPVTNPVNGVELAKVPAFSTAEATQAVEAAERAFPAWAKLTAKQRSNTLRKWFDLIIANREDLALILTSEQGKPLAEALGEVDIGGAYVEFFAEEARRVYGETIPTQRPDARLLAIKQPIGVCGAITPWNFPCSMITRKVSPALAAGCTVVLKPANETPLTALALVALAEKAGVPKGVFNILTGNSSAIGKVLCEHPAVRFIGFTGSTEVGKILYQQASVGVKKLGLELGGNAPFIVFDDADIDAAVEGAMISKYRNMGQTCVCANRIYAQDGIYDQFVEKLSKKAAAMKIGDGTEAGVTQGPLINMAAIDKVEKHIADAVKGGAKVVTGGKRHSLGGSFFEPTVLSNVKPDALVAHEETFGPLAPVFRFKDEAEVIAMCNNSPFGLASYFYSRDLGRVWRVAEALESGMVGVNTGLITTEVAPFGGVKESGLGREGSHHGMEEYVEIKYVMMAGV from the coding sequence ATGAACCCGCCCGTCGCCGCACGCGCTTCGAAAACCTCCCAACCCTCGCTGCACGACCGCCTGAAGGATCCCTCGCTGCTGCGCGACCGCTGCTACATCGACGGCGCCTGGGTCGGCACGCCGTCGCGCCCCGTCACCAATCCGGTCAACGGCGTCGAACTCGCCAAGGTCCCGGCGTTCAGCACGGCGGAAGCCACGCAAGCGGTCGAAGCCGCCGAGCGCGCATTCCCGGCCTGGGCCAAGCTCACCGCCAAACAGCGCTCCAATACCTTACGCAAATGGTTCGACCTGATCATCGCCAACCGCGAGGACCTCGCGCTGATCCTCACCTCCGAGCAGGGCAAGCCGCTGGCCGAAGCGCTCGGCGAGGTCGATATCGGCGGCGCCTATGTCGAGTTTTTCGCCGAGGAAGCCCGCCGCGTCTATGGCGAAACCATTCCGACCCAGCGGCCGGATGCGCGGCTGCTCGCGATCAAGCAGCCGATTGGCGTCTGCGGCGCCATCACGCCGTGGAATTTCCCCTGCTCGATGATCACCCGAAAGGTGTCGCCGGCGCTCGCCGCGGGCTGCACCGTGGTGCTCAAGCCTGCCAATGAGACGCCGCTGACCGCGCTGGCGCTGGTCGCGCTGGCCGAAAAGGCCGGCGTGCCGAAGGGCGTGTTCAACATCCTCACCGGCAATTCGTCCGCGATCGGAAAAGTGCTGTGCGAGCATCCCGCCGTGCGCTTCATCGGCTTCACCGGCTCGACCGAAGTCGGCAAGATCCTCTATCAGCAGGCTTCCGTCGGCGTGAAGAAGCTCGGCCTCGAACTCGGCGGCAACGCGCCGTTCATTGTGTTCGACGATGCCGATATCGATGCGGCGGTCGAGGGCGCCATGATCTCCAAGTACCGCAACATGGGCCAGACCTGCGTCTGCGCCAACCGCATCTACGCCCAGGACGGGATCTACGACCAGTTCGTCGAAAAGCTTTCGAAGAAAGCCGCGGCGATGAAGATCGGTGACGGCACCGAAGCGGGCGTGACGCAGGGCCCGCTGATCAACATGGCAGCGATCGACAAGGTCGAGAAGCACATTGCGGACGCAGTGAAGGGCGGCGCGAAAGTCGTCACCGGCGGAAAACGCCATTCACTCGGCGGCAGCTTCTTCGAGCCGACGGTGCTTTCGAATGTGAAGCCGGACGCCCTCGTCGCGCACGAAGAAACGTTCGGCCCGCTGGCGCCGGTGTTCCGCTTCAAGGACGAGGCCGAGGTGATTGCGATGTGCAACAACTCGCCGTTCGGTCTCGCCTCTTACTTCTACTCCCGCGATCTCGGCCGCGTCTGGCGCGTCGCCGAAGCGCTGGAATCCGGCATGGTCGGCGTCAACACCGGGTTGATCACCACCGAAGTCGCGCCGTTCGGCGGCGTGAAGGAATCGGGCCTCGGCCGCGAGGGCTCGCATCACGGCATGGAGGAATATGTCGAGATCAAATACGTGATGATGGCCGGGGTGTAG